The nucleotide sequence TGCCCCCTTGTTGCCAATGTTTGCCATAGACAAAGATCACACCCTGCTTGGATGGACTAAGATTAAACCccatgtttttaaatgaagggCAGGTAGAACACATTAGAAGGCACAAACCTGAGTCTCACTTCACATTCATTTTTTCTCATGCAAAACACATCAGGCTCTTTCCTGTCCATACGGTATTTTGGAAGGTCTAAGAGAGTCAACCATATTGGCAGTGTTTATGTACCTCCCATTTTGCTCCGTGACTCCCTGTGTCAATAAGGAGCCCTCAGTTCCTGAAGCTAACCAAACCTCGCCTGTAAGACCGAGCACAAGGCTGGTTTTGATCTGGTAACACATCACTTCTTactcaaagcttttttttcactgttctgGAACAGCACGGACCACCCTGGTTAAGGCACCGACTTGTTCATCCATTGATTCTAAAGCTTCTCACATGGCTGTACTATCATAATTAAACcaagtgtattttcttttcatcttagCAGCTTTAACTCAGCTCATTTTAAagtaagaaacagagaaggacaTGAAGTGGAATTGTACATGAGAATTAGCATTACTCACCAGATTCAATGCTAACTTCTCCTAACTTTAGATGAGCTTGAGCTGCATGGAGCTgagcttcttttgtttcttgtctaaatcaagggaaaaaaagtagttttcaaATTCTGATCAGAATATGCCACATGCACCAATTGCTTGTGCCACCCTCTAATTTCCAATGAGTTCCTCTAGCAGATATCCGAATTAGGACTTAGGCCTTTACCTCTTGTAGATGACTTTTGCCAACTCCAGCATGTCCCAAGCCAGCTCAAGATTTCCAATTTCATCCTCCTCACTTTCCTGTAAACACCAGAAATGCATTAGACTGAGTGACCTGATTATGTATCACATCAAACAACACTAAGTTCCTAAGCAGTGTTGTCAaggaattaatttctttatgaGATAAATAGTTTACcgcaagaaggaaaaaacaaaagaacgTGCAAAAGAGGTTATTGCATCAACTGAGACTTTGCCTGAAGTGAAGCTCACAATGCTAGTTGGTATGGCATTAATTTTTCTCCACAAAATAACAGGGCACCAAGCACCAATACAATCCTAAGAATAACATTTTGTTTAAGGTGCTATTTAGATGAATCAAAAGCTAAGTTAAGGAGTTGATGTTCCAATTGAAGCAGTGCTACACTTCCTACTAAACTTCCATCCTAACCATGGCTTATTGGACTGGGTGCATTCGACACGCGTAGTGAGACAACAAAACAACGGGAGAATAAACTGTTACAAGTAACTAACCTGTCCCTGCATTTACCAGCCTGCGTTACTCATCAGTAGACCGCCCAAGTTTACAGAGCTGAGCAAGATACTACAACACGGACTACACGTAATGCTGCCCCCTTACCTGAAAACCAATGCTGCCCATGGAATTTCCTACACAGGACTAAATGAAATACAACCAAGCTTTTATAAAGGCGTTAACATGACATTTAGACAAATACTGCCCTCTTCCATGAGTGCTGATATCAGAGCTCAGCAATCTCACCTTGTCTTCCGCTGTCAGTTCATTCTCCTTATCATCTTCAGCTTTATcattttctttatcttcctCTTCAGATTCTTCTGTTTCTATAAGGAAAGTAGATGAATGAGAACACCTGTTGTTACTACGCTGGCTTCACATGGAGTCAGGTAGATTATATTCAGCCCTTATCCTTCTAGTGACAGGTTAGATGTGTGATGGAAGAACAACACAGACAGATTAatttcccagcagctgccaTCATGCTGAAAGCATCAGGCACTGTAGACTTAAGTAGTTCCAGGCTACCTTAGTCCTTTAAGTTGAACTTAACTCACCTAGAACTGGTTCTCACAAACATATTGTGGGCTCCCACGGAAGCCACGGGATGCTGAGCAGCCCTGGAGGTATTTACTGCTGAGTTGCTGGACTTCATGCTACAGAGAACAAGTGTTTTCAGCAAGATAGCGGCTGCTAAGCTGTGTATGAATGAGACTCTTTCTGAATTTGTGTCACTCATGTCAGACACTTAAGTGGCAATGTTATTAATGAACCTGCTATTGTGTAGCCCTAATTTGACTTCTGATACCGTGTAGGAGAGTTGCATGATCTGTTCTACCTGTAGAAAATATTTCGGGACAATGTGCAGTGAAGGAGTACAGCTGATTACTTTAGGGTGCTGGCTGACTTGCCTGAAGTCACACACTTAATTCCTTCATCAGGACACTGACTAATTCCAGAGTACCAGGTGCTTGATGGGGCAGAGAGCGGTGAACTCATGAGCTCATTAAACTCCCCAAAAGCACACACCTACCACTGAGAGAGACAAGCCTGTAAGTATGAGGACAGCTCAATCAAAGGTAAAACAGAAGAGATATTAGCAAGTTGAAGTCAATTTTAAGTAGTGGAAAGAGTCTGGAAGGACCAGGTACCATGTTCAAGCGTGTCCTCACACCAGCAGAGTTGGAACAGAAGAAAGTGGTATGTGTGCACAGGCAGCGTTTCACAGAGCGAATGCGTAACTGCTCTTAGTTTATGTTCGGTCCAGACAGACACCTTGCCAGGCATCTGCTTTGCAAACTGTCATTGTACTCAGCAGTACAAATCCTTTCAGTGTCCAGAACTATTTTAGAGTCTCAATATTTGCCATTCCTAAAATAAGACtcatcctgtgctgctgagctacGGACAAGCACAGTTTCAATTATCAGCTCATCAATTAACTTGTGCAATAGAAAGCACTGGTCTACTAAGACCACAAAAATACCGCTTCAGCAAAGCCGGTAAGTTTTATGATGTGACTTTAACATAATCCTGAAAACAGCTACAATGAAGCAGGAAGCAGAATGGCAGCAAAAGCTCGGTAGCTGGCAGAGTAGCTAGAGAGCAGCAATAAGCCTTCAGGTTCCAGGGCAAATTAAGCTTAGATTTGCCAACCAAATTCTCACTTGTAGTTACCACCAGAAAGACTCAAATGCAGAATTCTGTTTTGTTGCGTATTTagctgttcttatttttctgctccactgttttaaaataaaatgcaattataACCAGAAGGAACTTGTGTTTGAAGTTATTTGAAGGTTAGTGCGATAAACCCAGATGCATGCAAGTGAACATCCATTCAGTATTCTCCACCAGCCTGGCCAACACTTACACATTTCACAGGGCTGTAAGTTTGCTTTCAAGTAAGATTTGCTTTGCAGTTAGTTAAGCGTTAGTCTAGAGAAACTGGGACTATTCACTATTCCTTGAAATTTTACTCGGATGTAAAATCCTTCAAGAGCCCCTTTACTGTGCCTTTTCCTTATTCTAAGGCAAACAGAAAATTCTGAATGGAACACTTTTTACCCGTTGTTAGCCAAATCCATCAAGTCATCCACCCACAAGTACTTTTCTCCTGTCACTGTTACCTTCTCCCTCTTCCATCAGGtcatctttctcttctttttctacCTTAGCACCTTCACCCTCTTCCATCAGGTCctcattcttttcctctttctctacCTTAGCAGCtacttcagccttttcttccaTGTCATTAGATGGCTCTTTGCCCTCGGTGGGCACAGGTTCCTTTGAGGACTCTGTCTCTTTGGATTCATCTGGCTTCTCTTCCATAGCTGCCTCTACTGGCTCTTGTTTCTCCTCCACTTTCTTCTGTTCAGCGGCCTCTGTCTCACCTTCTGCAGCTCCTTTCTGctccgcagcagctgctgcctgcgcTTCTGCTGCCACTTCTTGTGCCACCACCTTCTCTTCCACAGCTGCCTCTGCCtgccctcctgcagcctctcctTGTGCCACCGCCGATGCTTTTTCTGCCGCTTCTGCTGTCTGTTCCCCTGCCTCTCCCTGCTCTTCCGCAGCCGCTTCTCCAGCTTCAGCCTCTTCCACAGCTGCTTTTGCCTCCTCACCTGACACTTCTGTCATTCTCTCCTCAGTTGCCTCTGCTACCTTGTCTTCAGGAACTGTCTTCTGCTCTTTTTCCACTCCCATCTCTTCCACAGCTGCCTCCTCTTTCATAGGCTCCTTTCCCACAGCaacctgctgcttctgctcttctGAAGTTACTTCCTTCTCCACAGAAgcctctgtcttctcttcagCCTCTTCCTCCTTGACAGCAATTGCTTCTTCTGTTGGTTTCTGTTCTGTGATATCTTCCATTTCAAcatcctcctctttcttttccttctcagatACTACTGGAGACTCTTCCATAGACTTTTGggcctcttctttttcctccatgGCGTTATAAACCTGTTCTCTCAACTCCTCCCTTGCTTCTTCTACATGATTGAGGAAGCATAAACATTTCTTCGAGTTTAGTCATAAAGACATTAACGGGCACTGACAATACCACCCTCAGACCCTCCAGTGTGTTGGTTTGTCACCAAGTTAGACAACATTCCTAAAAAGCTCCATTTCCAAAGTACAAGGAATTAGGATGGAACCAACATGGTAACGTCAACTAAGCAcaccccttcccctccccaggctgcagcattGCAAGCGGCTGCTCAAGCAGCGTGCGGGTTTTGCAAGCTCGCGTTTTTAGTCACAGCTAAGCAAGAGGTGCCAGCGTTTTAATAGCCTGTGTTACCTCCAGCTGCAGGTAGTATAAAAGTTACTGTTCTCGAACTGTTTACAGCAACTCTGAGCTGTCCTACTACACACACTGTGCTCTGCTACAGGGTTACAAAGCAGTTCAACTTGACTGTGAAGCTTAAGAAAGCAGGTTTGAACGCAGTGCTGCAGGACAGACACCTGGTGACTCTACACATGCTTTCAGtgaccagctccttgcaggAGTTTTAGAGGTTTTGTTCAACCTCTAAGCaagattaaaaggaaaaaaaaaaagtccattcaGGCTGCTAAGAGTTTCAACAGAATGATTCAGGCTACCTAAGATACTGATGGACTGAACTTGGACCGTTTAAACAGGAAAAGGCAGCTCGGTGCCTCCGCGACACGGCAGGCAGCTTTACATACCATCAACAGCTGGTAACGCAGAATCACCTTCcgctttttctccttcctcttcaacCTGCACCCCTTCTAAGGCGTTTCCCAGGACACCATTTTCCATCCTAAAGGGAACAAAAGTTTGTTATCCCTTGGCTCTCGGAATATCGTCGTTTTAACTGCACAAGCTGCAAAGCCACAGCCCATCCCGCCTGGCACAACCCTGTGTATGTGAAATTCTAGTGTAACCCGGTCTATATGAGGGTGAATTCCTGTGACGCCAGGCAGACTCTGAATCAAACGAGGAACTGTTTGTGTACCTTGCCAGCTCCAGGAGAGACTTTCCATAGTAAAAAAAAGCTTCTGCACACTCATCCGCTGTCTCACCGTATTTTTTACCCCTACAAAATAAACGTGGAATTACTACTTTAGATTTCAATAAGTGAATCAGAAAGCTAAAAAATCCTGGTCAAGAAGAATCAGTTTCTTAGATTGTCTCCTATTGTTTCAAACAATCAATGAGTGCCCCTCTCAGCTATAAGTGGCTCTCATAAGCATTCAGTAAAGCAAATTAACCTAAAACCCAAAGAGGTCTCACCCTCAGACTGATCGAAGCTGGCAGCAAAGTTACCAGGAAGTAACACTATCCCAGCATTTTCATATGAACAGACTACAACAGAACCacacactgcaaaataaaatacaaaatcccATTTCATATTTAGGGAACTGCATTGGTATCTACTATCACAAAAGCCTTCTAAATTGCACACCAACTACAGTATCATCCAACACTTGAGTTAATTTTAAGTAGATCgtgctcttcttggtggcattATAAATACAGCAGTATATATAAGGTAAAAAACTCAGCCTTTCTTCTATAAGCCACATCAGTATAGCCAAGCTGAAACTCAGCCccacaaaatacacaaaacattCCACTACTCACAGTAAGCTCGCAGCTTCCTGGAAGGCATTAACAGCAGCTGGAATATTTCCCATTACCAAGTGTTTCTGTCCTAAACCCAATAGTTTCTTCGATTCTCCATCCACATCCATACTGGGgcaaggaaaacagattaaaataaataaataaacacaggaTTGTTAGTTTCCATAGTAATCAGCACACTTGATGTCAGAAAAATTTGTATCCAGCTTTCAAAACCTAGGCGGCTTTATATAAGGGTAAGTTGCACACATAACACTGATTGGAGCGACCAGGTTGGGTGTGGGGGTTGTTTGGTTTCGTTTGTTAAATCTGGACCAACTTTTAGTTCCAACAGGTTAATTTCAACCAACTGCTGCAAGAAGCGGGTATTGGAATCTGATATGACAACAGATGCTAAAGAACATACAGTAAGAGCTACACACCAATACAACACTGAGTACTGCACAGTGTTGTGCCAGACTCTGACGCCGGACAGAGCCAGAATGAACCAAAGTTATGGCTTTTCATAGCACAGCACAATGTGTCTGAGGACAACGACAGATGCAAGTCTTGGTTTCGACTCAGTGCCTCTCACACAGCTCCATTTCCAGACCATCCATCGCAGTGCAGCACCTGGGCTGAGACCAGAGGAGCCCACAGCAGTAACTGTTGCCCCCCAGACACACACCTGAACCCCCCCAGCGCTTGCCCTGCACTCAGCAACTCACAGACCAAGAACTTCCTAAAAAAGAGTTGGTATTGTGCATCTATTAGTCGCTGAAAGAGTTTTGTTGCACTAAATTGGTACAAACTACTGGTTAGCACAAGTTTTCAGCATCTACAACATCTGCATCTGTTCAGTTCAAGCCTAACAACCTATTTGAAGGGCGacctctttttgtttctctccatAACCCCCATGTTTCATGTTATTTAGCAACTGACAACTCTAACTCCCGCCTCACCTGTCTGTCTTGTCTGTGGATGTGGAAGGAGCTGCCAATTCCTCTTCCATCCTGCAAACAGAATATTGAGTAAGTACTTACGACGGGCCACCCATTGCCggcaggagcagagctctgGGTGGCGTGACCAGGAGCGGTCTTGGCTGTCTCTTGAGCACACCCgtcagtttgttttgtttcccgtTTGAATGAAGATCGTTAGGAAAGCAGGTGCTGTCAGCCCAGGTTGTATCTGACCAAGCCCGGCCAACAGCTCTGCTGTCGGAAAACCAGCACCACCCGCCCCTGACCCACGGCACCTCGCAGCT is from Columba livia isolate bColLiv1 breed racing homer chromosome 8, bColLiv1.pat.W.v2, whole genome shotgun sequence and encodes:
- the NASP gene encoding nuclear autoantigenic sperm protein isoform X2, yielding MEEELAAPSTSTDKTDSMDVDGESKKLLGLGQKHLVMGNIPAAVNAFQEAASLLGKKYGETADECAEAFFYYGKSLLELARMENGVLGNALEGVQVEEEGEKAEGDSALPAVDEEAREELREQVYNAMEEKEEAQKSMEESPVVSEKEKKEEDVEMEDITEQKPTEEAIAVKEEEAEEKTEASVEKEVTSEEQKQQVAVGKEPMKEEAAVEEMGVEKEQKTVPEDKVAEATEERMTEVSGEEAKAAVEEAEAGEAAAEEQGEAGEQTAEAAEKASAVAQGEAAGGQAEAAVEEKVVAQEVAAEAQAAAAAEQKGAAEGETEAAEQKKVEEKQEPVEAAMEEKPDESKETESSKEPVPTEGKEPSNDMEEKAEVAAKVEKEEKNEDLMEEGEGAKVEKEEKDDLMEEGEETEESEEEDKENDKAEDDKENELTAEDKESEEDEIGNLELAWDMLELAKVIYKRQETKEAQLHAAQAHLKLGEVSIESENYTQAIEEFQACLALQQKYLEAHDRLLAESHYQLALAYHYNSQFDEAVLQFSKSIEVIDKRMAMLTERMQKTENGSPEDEKEIEELRGLLPEIREKIEDSKESQKSARVAELALKATLAGTTSGFAKSEDSGSVSTIPVRKAADGASQCVTDISHLVRKKRKPEEETHQGDNEAKKSKPEPAVNGGGGGDVPTGKEVAEKMEEETEKRPQAESGAAVESTV
- the NASP gene encoding nuclear autoantigenic sperm protein isoform X1; protein product: MQSSAVAAPPCVEPAPASPTRMEEELAAPSTSTDKTDSMDVDGESKKLLGLGQKHLVMGNIPAAVNAFQEAASLLGKKYGETADECAEAFFYYGKSLLELARMENGVLGNALEGVQVEEEGEKAEGDSALPAVDEEAREELREQVYNAMEEKEEAQKSMEESPVVSEKEKKEEDVEMEDITEQKPTEEAIAVKEEEAEEKTEASVEKEVTSEEQKQQVAVGKEPMKEEAAVEEMGVEKEQKTVPEDKVAEATEERMTEVSGEEAKAAVEEAEAGEAAAEEQGEAGEQTAEAAEKASAVAQGEAAGGQAEAAVEEKVVAQEVAAEAQAAAAAEQKGAAEGETEAAEQKKVEEKQEPVEAAMEEKPDESKETESSKEPVPTEGKEPSNDMEEKAEVAAKVEKEEKNEDLMEEGEGAKVEKEEKDDLMEEGEETEESEEEDKENDKAEDDKENELTAEDKESEEDEIGNLELAWDMLELAKVIYKRQETKEAQLHAAQAHLKLGEVSIESENYTQAIEEFQACLALQQKYLEAHDRLLAESHYQLALAYHYNSQFDEAVLQFSKSIEVIDKRMAMLTERMQKTENGSPEDEKEIEELRGLLPEIREKIEDSKESQKSARVAELALKATLAGTTSGFAKSEDSGSVSTIPVRKAADGASQCVTDISHLVRKKRKPEEETHQGDNEAKKSKPEPAVNGGGGGDVPTGKEVAEKMEEETEKRPQAESGAAVESTV